A segment of the Juglans regia cultivar Chandler chromosome 15, Walnut 2.0, whole genome shotgun sequence genome:
ATAAATTTAGGGGGTGGGGAGTGTTAAAGAATTAGTATTCGCCTACTTGCATGCTTCTGAGCATGAGTATCTTGTGAATACCCATCCTTCTTCAGTTGAAAAGTTCTTTACTTCTGAAAGCCTTCGATTTCAAATTATTCAtgctttagaatttttttttttatttttggtaactGTAATGAGACATAGTAGGTAGTGTGTATACACACCTACTTATAAATGCCAGAACGCCAATAGTTATTTTGTCTTCATGGAAAAGATGGAGGCTCCAAATTGCGAATTCATGGAGGCTCCTACTAGTTCCACGTAGGTAAACTTTCGAGGGTGCGGGTACTAGGGTTTACTTTGCAGGAGTGGATCCGAATGGCCCTACCTTGGAGAGGTccccaacataaaaaaataaaataaaaatacaactgTAAAAGTGCAACTATAAAGCTATTACTTCCTTCACGTTCAAACAACCTAAATCcccaaatgagagagagagagagagagagagagagagagaataaattaGCCAAAGAACCAAACCATACTTCAAAACCTGAGAAAAGCATAGCCACCATCCAAGGcttattcttcttattattatcCTTCGTTTGTCGTTGATGAATGATTGGTTGAGGATTTACAGACAACTTTGTTCAGCCCACCTCAACAGAGTGATTACTACAaattaatgaatgaaaatatatgCCTTCCTTCCTTCTATTTTTCCCCTCTATCTACACAACACCACATATTAACCTCTCACTTATCCAGCCCATCCAAACACCCCCTATGATAAAATACATTACAAGAAACCATTTTTCTACACCCATTTTGATCTTTCATTCAAACTTGCAGAGAAATTCGAGTTTTAATTGGTTTTAACTTCAAGCCCATACTTTCAGGTGAAAGAAGCTCCGGGGCAATGCAAGAGGGACTCAAGGGGCTCCTTGGGCTGACACTTACTTGAGATGGCCTGTACAAGCCATATCCCATTAGGAAGTACTCCAATGGTATCAACATGGCATGGGGCTGCTCTTCTGTCACCATTGACCCGCAAGCCTGAACCTGTGGTTTCCCAGTACCATCCAGTAAATAAAGCTAGCTTCTCATGCCAGCTTAATATAAATGCATAAATCATAGGATAGACATGTTACATACCTCTACTAAAGCACTGTATCGTCTATCTAGATTAGAAGTCATGTGGAGAGCCTCAGAATGAAATGGAGAGTTATCCCCGACAAAGATGAGCGAACGACATTGTAGTTTTCTTAATCCGTTGGTAAGGTCAGGTCTCCTGCTAgatgtaaaaaataaagttaatcCAAATCTCAAGGCACAAGCATCAAGCATCAAGCATGTGTGCGCATCACGAAACCACAAGGACATAGCTTATTACGCTGTGTTAGATATTCTTCTATAAAGCATTAAAACAATTGAACCGTACAGACTGGCAATTATAACATTGATCACTGAGTGCATTATAACAATTGCACTCCTGAGCTGCTTTCTACCATGAAAGGATTTCAAATTAGACATTGATGCTCAACGTATCAAATAATATGGATTTTACCCTTATGGAAAGTAAAGTAAAACCATCTTAGCAATGGGGTTTACCCATTGATTGCTTCAAGAAACCGCCATACATTTGAGCTCTGCCTCTCTTCCAAAGACTGTCAAAAGAAACTTAATGTCATGGAAACCAACAAATTGCCAAGCCTTCAACTAAAATTTCTCAGTTCCAATTCGTGAATAAATGAAAGTCAGAAAGGTAATATGGGAAAAGTTGGAGTACTGACTCTTCTACATGCCTGAACTATATCTGACCCTGATACTTGAGCAAGGCCATAAACTTCCTGCCACCATTATTTAAAATCCAATCACTCAACCAACCAAATTCCTTTTTTGACAAGTgaagaaacaaataaagaaaccaAACCAATTTCTCGAAACACGAAGATCAATAGAGAAAAGTTGACGCATAACCATACCTTGCTGAAGTACCGCTTAATCAATAACTCCTTTACCACTCCACACATGCCATAGAAGTAGAGTAAATTTGACAGCACCTGTAGATGATATTAGATCTCACATAAGAATAAGATTCTCCAACCCAAATAACTAGCAAGGTTcagaaaaaaaaaccttattaTACAACCATTCTGTCCAAGAAGGTTCTTTGCATAGAGGAGAGACAAGTATCAGTCCAAGAACACGTTTTCTGTATTTCATCTGTCAGCAAGAGTAATCGTAAGATCGGTTAACACTCAAGAGTGTCCAAAACAGAACCTAAAAGTCGCTTGACACCAAAACATGCATCTGTTCCCATTTAGACAACTTACAGCAAACAGGGTAAGGACATATGCTCCAGATGTAACCCCCAAACACATCACAGCACCaagtctgagagagagagagagagagagcatcagTTGCTTCCCTTCAATATATCCAAAGTAAATGCTGACGGTGAGGAATGAACACAGCATATTTAAGgccttaaaaaaaatctttcgaATGTCTTGTTATTTTTTCAGACAACTACCAGAAGCATTGCTAGCCAACAGAAGTTGTgataaaaacatacaaactaTTTGAAGCAAAAGAGAGATAACCCTAAAGCGAACTCCTGATTGGCTGCTGCtaaaaatagaatagataaatataagtgaaaaagttcaaaaaagaTACCCAAAGAAGTCGAGAACCTCGGCAATCTGATCTGCTAAATCATCAACGGAAAGCAGAGACTTATCTGGGCTAATTTCAGCAGCTCCCAACTGCAACAGCTCTTGAAGTAAGAAATGATGTTAATTATTAGATTAAATGAACGAGACAGAGCAATGCAGATATGAAAATCACGCAGGACCATGATATGCAAAAAAGTAAGTTACAAACCTCATGCCCCGGAGGACTAATATGATATATGCAAAAATTGTGGAGCAGTAAGGAATATGCTTCTGGACAAGAGAATAATCCTTGAAAACAGGACACATCTGGTCAATCACATATAGACAAAGCTAAGTTAGAGCTTTGTAAAATGGTGGAATAGTTTTATAGTATCATTTGATTTCTTATCTTAATCTCCGAATGCAACAAATCAAGGATATATATACtgcatattttcattttcatatcctACAAAATACAGAGTTTGGATTCAAATATGACAATTACCATCAAGAATGCAATTATTCGATTAGATTTGATGGAATGTGAGTGTCTTTCGGACATtgctttagaaaaaataattttccaagACCACCTGAACCACACAACTTCAAAGATAAAGTAATTTGGCAATagctttcaatttaaaaaaactccTGCCAAAATTTGACAAGGATCTCCATGCTAATTTCAAAGCAATTAGCTATACTAAAAAAGAGCTCACCATATAATGCTGCAGATTAAGAAGTCAGTCAACACATGTGCCAATTAATTGGCTTCGTGAGTAAATAATACAGCGTTGGAAATGCCGCATTCGTTACAATCTAAAATTTGAATCGACGGGAAACTGGAAAGGGGAAAAACCTTCTAGGAAAATGTAAAGTTCAGTTTTTACGTACAATTTAGAGCTAAATCTGGATAAGTGACAAGAGCTGGCTTGTCCGGGTATCCATACACTGCAACAGACACAGAACCATGGCAAGTTTGTATTCGATGCTCCTGCAAGACATATTTCGAAAGGCAAATAATAACTTTAGAAAGAAACTGAGCAAattaaaaagtcaaaataaataaacttccCCAAACGCTCATTCCTGACAAAgtatgcacacacacacatacatgtaATACTATCCAATCCCCTTCCATGCAATCCTAATTTGAATGCCCAAACTTTAGAATCAAAGACTAAGTAAGGTAACGAGTCGTTGGCATTTCAGAAAAGCTTTACTCAACGCAACATGTACAGTCAACAACCAGAAGAGCAACTTTCTAATGTTAATCAAACTATTCCCaataaattcacgagaattcagCTAAAATACACAAAGAAATCAACTCAACGATAGAGATACAAGATAGATATAACAAACGTAgtaaatgttataaaaaaaaatgataaaacccAGAAACTACGAGCCTCTTCATCAATGCCTAAAAGAACGGAAAAATCTAAAACTGTTTCAAAAGAACCTCCACTTGGTCAGACGTTAGCAGTATGCTTAGTTGAATAGAGAGACAAGTCGTTTTATTCGCAATTTTCCTACATTTTCGAAGCAATCAAACAAAGCATTTATGCACATCAAAAAGAGATGCATGGAATGCGTTAACACCAGATAAATTAAGTGGAAGTAACCTTTCCGCCAAAAGAGATCCCCTCCATATCCACTGACACTGAATCGCTCGAATaccccattctctctctctctctcaaatttgcAGAGGCAGTTGGCTTAGGCCTCCATGTACgtcaatatatacatatatagagagagagagcgcgcgcgagagagagagagttctctCGGCTATCTAGTTGAAAAT
Coding sequences within it:
- the LOC109008861 gene encoding protein NDL2-like isoform X1, whose protein sequence is MGYSSDSVSVDMEGISFGGKEHRIQTCHGSVSVAVYGYPDKPALVTYPDLALNYVSCFQGLFSCPEAYSLLLHNFCIYHISPPGHELGAAEISPDKSLLSVDDLADQIAEVLDFFGLGAVMCLGVTSGAYVLTLFAMKYRKRVLGLILVSPLCKEPSWTEWLYNKVLSNLLYFYGMCGVVKELLIKRYFSKEVYGLAQVSGSDIVQSLEERQSSNVWRFLEAINGRPDLTNGLRKLQCRSLIFVGDNSPFHSEALHMTSNLDRRYSALVEVQACGSMVTEEQPHAMLIPLEYFLMGYGLYRPSQVSVSPRSPLSPSCIAPELLSPESMGLKLKPIKTRISLQV
- the LOC109008861 gene encoding protein NDL2-like isoform X2 — encoded protein: MGYSSDSVSVDMEGISFGGKEHRIQTCHGSVSVAVYGYPDKPALVTYPDLALNYVSCFQGLFSCPEAYSLLLHNFCIYHISPPGHELGAAEISPDKSLLSVDDLADQIAEVLDFFGLGAVMCLGVTSGAYVLTLFAMKYRKRVLGLILVSPLCKEPSWTEWLYNKVLSNLLYFYGMCGVVKELLIKRYFSKEVYGLAQVSGSDIVQACRRSLEERQSSNVWRFLEAINGRPDLTNGLRKLQCRSLIFVGDNSPFHSEALHMTSNLDRRYSALVEVQACGSMVTEEQPHAMLIPLEYFLMGYGLYRPSQVSVSPRSPLSPSCIAPELLSPESMGLKLKPIKTRISLQV